From the Eleutherodactylus coqui strain aEleCoq1 chromosome 7, aEleCoq1.hap1, whole genome shotgun sequence genome, one window contains:
- the LOC136573245 gene encoding DNA polymerase epsilon subunit 4-like, translated as MAAEEMSAGGAAGPETGESDGDNKTAGEEAGSTAALPPPGASQKLVRLPISRVKALMKSDPDVSLASQEAVFTVSKAAELFIETIARDAYVYAQRGKRKTLQRRDLDNAIDAFDEFAFLEGALD; from the exons ATGGCCGCTGAGGAGATGAGTGCGGGCGGCGCGGCGGGACCGGAGACCGGGGAGAGCGACGGGGACAACAAGACCGCTGGCGAAGAAGCGGGGAGTACCGCGGCCCTGCCGCCCCCGGGGGCCTCCCAGAAGCTCGTCCGGCTGCCCATCTCCCGGGTGAAGGCGCTGATGAAGTCGGATCCGGATGTGTCTCTGGCCAGCCAGGAGGCCGTGTTCACCGTCAGCAAGGCAGCG GAATTATTCATTGAGACGATTGCCAGAGACGCCTACGTGTACGCCCAGCGGGGGAAGAGGAAGACCCTGCAGCGCCGAGACCTAG ATAATGCAATAGATGCTTTTGATGAATTTGCGTTTTTGGAAG GCGCATTGGACTGA